The Cottoperca gobio unplaced genomic scaffold, fCotGob3.1 fCotGob3_472arrow_ctg1, whole genome shotgun sequence genome includes the window GTTATCTGTCGTCACGTCACCATGGATTACACCAACTCTTTTCAGGGCAGCTAATGCTGTGGCCATCTGCAAGAAATAACAATCAACCTTATCTACAGAAAACTTTATCAcataaagcacaaacacaagttaACAAGAGGAATTATAAGATACAAATAAGTACAAAAGTCAGTAACACAGTTCAAAACTGACCTGGAGTTCAGTTTTCAGCTGAtgccaaacatttaaacagaaagaaagaagaacttTGCACACCTGTCTGATGTCTATAGTGTGTGTATCCTTTGTATTGTAGTTGCAGTAGTTTGGTTTCTTAAAGTGTCTTTAACTTATCTCctcatgttttactttgtgtattttacagatactctatagatatatttattgttagtgttggtatgtatatttactgtatagttCTACCTCCCTACCTGTTGGATGACGGTCCTGATGTCCTCCAACAACACGAGGCCTTGTGTTTCCAGCAGGTAGTCGTGCAGGCTGATGTCCAActtctcaaccaccaaactcaTCCTGTTGCTGATGAAGATCTCATCATATAACGTGATGATGTTGCACTTGTCAAGGTTGTGTAACATGAGGTGTCTCAGCATGGAGGCCTGGGGAGAGGTGAGCAGATGTAATCTCTACAATCACTCTATTTCTCCTCACCTGTTGGCGAGGCGTCTACAACATGTCGTCTTGTTTCTATCAGTACGAGTGCAGTGCTCCGTCAGGAAGGTCTCTCATTATAGTTTGATAGCAGCTCAAACATGCTCAACCAGCAGCTGTGAAATCAACATCATGTTTCTCACCTCCTGATGAAGATCCTGGTGGTGATCGCTGGTCTTTACGTCCACAATCTGTCCAGCGTCTCGTCTCTTACACATCACTACTGTTCCAAAGCTGACATGTCTCAGGGTATCTAGGTACGTGTGGCCTCTGGGGAGCTGGTGATGAAGCCGAGtctcagaggaagaagaaggccATGAAGCTGAACGGTACATGGCCGTatttcttctctcacacacacctgaaagTGTAATggagacaaaagagaagaaatgtgttattacatAAAAAGAGTTTGAGGTGTTTAAATATAACTAGAGCTTTAACTAACCTACTTAAAACtcattaattactttttacattcatttaatctttaaaatcaTTATAAGTCACAAACTTAAATTTCTAATTATATTTAGTCAAACAATCCAAAggttaaaaacagaataatgaaTATGTTGCTGTTATCAgcaaatgtttggtattttgaaGCATGTTGGTCTTCTGGCTCCAGGGAGGGCAATGCTGCACGGAAATATCTCAACGACGACTTGATGCATCGACCTGAAACTCATTGTCCCCGGAGGATGAATCTTTCACACTTTAGTGATCCTGTCTTTTCCTTCGGGACACCAGGAGGTTGACATTTATggtacatttaaagacacattgGTATAGATAtccatgtttccctcaggatacatttgaatatctttggtgACCCTAATGTTTAATCTAGCGCCATCTTCAGGTACTTATTTTGAGGTTCATGACCAAATACCTTCAAAAGTATTGACATTCCCTTCAGCctcagcagtgtttgtgttaaGTGTTAACTAGCtaatgttggcatgctaacatggcTAACTGAACTGGTAAACACGGTAAACATGTGGATGTATTAGGAGCTACACATTAGCATGTTGAACACGTTAGCATGCTgaggttagcatttagctcgcACGCAATCCAGCCCCTGTGCAATATGAATAATCGCATTGAATGTAATTTCCTCTCCACTGCCCTTTTCACACTGGACACGTTGTGTGAGCGTGACATGCATGCTTTtattcccatggtaacgagtcagaccttcatactagtgatggaggtccggctcttttcaaagactcgGCTCTTCTGGCTCGGCTCCTTTAGAAGAGCTCTTAcggctcccaaatggctcttcatttagtatcactcGGAGCCTTCTATTTGAGCCTAATTTAACAATTATAAgtggtttgtgtgttgtaagctatttttcattcagtgttttaatgaaagccttatttttatgcatttatttcgttacaaaaaaacaaacatatttactcagtttaacatttaatcaaacctttaaatgaacaactgatcaaataaataaagatcaaagtctgaacattatgacactttagataataataataataataataataataataaattgtatttataaagcgcctttcaaagctaaaagcaatctcaaggcgctaaaatgcaggacaccaacaacaacaacagacataagatttcacagaaaggcttttgtgaagagaaaggtttttaggctcttcttgaaggagtcggtggcctgagcagaaggcccgatcgcccatggtgcggagcttggtcctggggggtggagcaaagtttctttagaggagcggaggttgcgtgtggaggtttgttgagggaggagttccttgaggtacggaggagcatttccatgtatgcactgatgggtgaggagggagatgttgtattcgatcctgaatgcgacaggaagccagtggggGGAGTGGAGGATGGGTgggatgtggttatattttcgcaccctcatcaggatccgagcggcgctgttctggatatattggagcttttgaaggctcccgcttggaatcccgatgaggagagcgttacagtagtccaaccttgaggagacaaaggcgtggacgagttgttcagcatctgacagggagagtgtggggcggagctctgcaatgttcctgaggtggtacaaggaggtcttgcacagaacAAGCAATTCAAGCCCCGTGCATTGAATgcatcttttcttgtttttcttaatgcaTGTATATAATTCTTACTGCTTTTTATagtttacttttatatttaatttgacatattttacttggcttttatatttactatttctaaatttgtatttaaggtttgtttgtttgtggaaaacaacaaacagactgACACCAAATACAGCTTACAAGAAAGGGGgaactaccacacacacacacacacacacacacacacacacacacacacacattacccctacacacacacacacacacacacacacacagacagacattatccccccacccacacacacacacacacacagacattaccccccccccacacacacgcacagacattatcccccccccccccacacacacacacacgcacagacattaccccccccccccccccccccccccacacacacacacacacacacacacacacacacacacacacacacacacacacacacacacacacacacacacacagttacagtcagagacatagtggaggaggaaaacaaacaaaatccgctgctaaatgttgtactttaaaatgacacagtataattgtaaAGTttaagtataattatttattacagctCAAAAtggtctgcgagccatatctcgtcatcgaaagagccataggttcccgacccctgatctatTGCATGTTAGGAAAataagaagatgccaattccaaatctttgtgttctgtttttaacGTGAGAGAGTAACGTCGGCTATATTTTCTGAACTCACTCTTAAAACCcgccataaataaatgaataactatTTCTCCTGTAACGTTACATGAACATACAGCGCAGACTTGTTATAGGAGCGTGACTAGTTTTACTTTAGGTATTTTCGCTCTTTCAGTTTTGTTGACAGTTTGACAGGTTCAACAAAGGAATGCTGAAAATAATAACAGTGGAAATAATATTGAAAAGATCCATTTAGTAGTTATGTGACTGTAAACTATGGTTTCTCTACATACTGTGGGGAGAAGAGACGCTCACCCGCTGTGTTTGGTTTCTTATGtaaatgaatatgaaacatgAGAAATGTTCCTACCTGTGTGGTTGCAGACGCTCTTTAACTCGCAGTTATCGACTGTAGAaaataacacatacaaacaaaacaaaagaacaaagctTCGTCTGCTGCTCTCCAGATAGTCTAACACTTTACAGCGCAGCAAGCAtcaataataaagttaaaaagtcctattttataattatacattcatCCAGAGTTCATGGAGTCAGACGGAAGGTTCGCTGCCGATGAGCCTCGCGCCGCTGTGACTGCTCTGCGCGAGGAGGAGACCTGGAACAGCTGTACACGTCAGAGCACCTTTATAGTCTCGAGCAGTGGTTAACAACACTTTCCTTAAGTGGCTTCTCTATCTTCATCCTTGTGCCCTCTGTCCTGACATTACTTAACTCGTTTGAAGTAAACTCAGATAAATGAaagtatatatgaataaaaaaatacataaataaatgtgtgaataaatgaataagtaaataaatataaagatgtataaatattataattacacaaatacatataacactgtatatatttaatgtctcatttaatttgtgattgatttatttactgtaacatgAGGCATTACATaacagaattatttatttaaacactgtgaataaatgaaagtacatatcaataaaaatatgtacataagtcattttttaataaatgcataagtaaataaatatacaaatatttaaacatctaaatacctaaataaataaacacacaaatacaattaacattattatatttaatgtcttGTGAACCTTTGtggcattaaatattaatacaaatatgaatcttttatcttttaatctCCTAAAGATGGATTATTatatctctctgctctgtgactGTTCAAGGTACAATTAGATATTCAGGGACAGGCGCACCCTGCGCTCTTTGTGGCTGCAACATGCTCTCTTTAGGCCAGATGAAAGAATCAGCATTAGCTAATAACATAAACTATTTCTCCGATTTCATGGATCACTACTCAGCAGCTACCATGTTGTGGCCGCACGTCTTGAGAACTGATTAGTGATTGAGTGCTGAGTGATGAAGTTCCTTCCTTGGTGCTGTTGTAGGGTTAGGGTAAGCTTTATATGTGCACTACCATGCTCACTGTCTGAACTTGCTCTTGCTGGACAGTGACACATACAGTCAACATTGTGTCTGTTGTTTACTTGAGAAGCTATTCACTGTCCAACTGAGGATGATCCATGATGCAGACATCTTGAAACAGTTCTCTCCACATGCTTCACTGAGATGGTCATTGCTTCTTCTGCAGTCCAGCAAACCAGCACCTTCCACCATCCTGGAAGCAATTTCATCAACCAGGTCCTGTGTTGAAATGCTAAAGAACAAGAAGAGGAAAGGTGTCATTGAGGTGCCTGATCTTCTCCCCCGCTCCCTGCTCCTCTCACATGCTCCTGTCCAGGAGAGGATTACAGAGAACAACAGCATGAACacttacagagagaaagaaagaaacacttaTTGTATAAGTAAACAGAATCatttaaggggtgggggactttactgggaaatacctacaaacgacacccaaagtaaattgaaagctgctcttcaaccatttgcaccagctgcatgattttggtctcattcaaaagataactctcttattgttcttgctaaacagtgaagaatcactccaagagcttctggcactgagtaatagtggtctgaatatactgaatgtgaagaaaacacactccgtctgaagtttgttgttgaaaaagatgtctgaagatggtacagctggtagtccagagctgaaatacacaatagaaacatagaaccaagtgttatcaagttcaccaccaaactTCAGATAAAAGGCACAACAACTTAACTTAT containing:
- the LOC115006083 gene encoding homeodomain-interacting protein kinase 3-like isoform X2, which gives rise to MYRSASWPSSSSETRLHHQLPRGHTYLDTLRHVSFGTVVMCKRRDAGQIVDVKTSDHHQDLHQEASMLRHLMLHNLDKCNIITLYDEIFISNRMSLVVEKLDISLHDYLLETQGLVLLEDIRTVIQQMATALAALKRVGVIHGDVTTDNIMMVDRVRQPFRVKLIDFSQAMFSSQAKPGRILQTPQYRAAEIMLGLPFCEAVDIWALGCVMGIMMFGFELFPTTTDYDAHQVHWTILYQREQHHEDNSFNRRNRLDSLSL
- the LOC115006083 gene encoding homeodomain-interacting protein kinase 3-like isoform X1; this encodes MYRSASWPSSSSETRLHHQLPRGHTYLDTLRHVSFGTVVMCKRRDAGQIVDVKTSDHHQDLHQEASMLRHLMLHNLDKCNIITLYDEIFISNRMSLVVEKLDISLHDYLLETQGLVLLEDIRTVIQQMATALAALKRVGVIHGDVTTDNIMMVDRVRQPFRVKLIDFSQAMFSSQAKPGRILQTPQYRAAEIMLGLPFCEAVDIWALGCVMGIMMFGFELFPTTTDYDALLFIIDLLGPPPQHLMKAAQKSKVCFKKTDCGQWRLKTPEEYWGPDLSSHDDRKYTFRSLDEGKMVGV